GTAGAGGAAAATCTCAAATTGCTTATGCAAAAGTAAGTATAAACATTGTTGATGTAAGCACGACAGAAGTTGTGTTTTCTGTCCAAGGTGCAGGTGAATATCGTCTTTCTAATCGAGAAGTATTTGGGTTTGGTAGTTCGGCTAGTTATGACGCAACGCTCAATGGCAAAGTTTTAGACTTAGCAGTTCGTGAAGCTGTAAATCAGTTAATAGAGAATATAGATCTGTTATAGACTGAGGTCATAGACATGAAAACGGTCTATCTAATTACACTGCTTATTTGCCTGTTTGTATTAACTGGTTGTAAGTCTAAAGAGTCTCTTTATTATCATGGTAATTATAATCAAATTTTGTTTGCGCATTTTAAAGGTGAAACAAAACCTTTATCTCAGCAAATAGAAGAACTTGAGAGTATAATCAAAAGGGCGGAAGAAAAGTCAAAATTAGTCGCTCCAGGTATATATGCACACATAGGCTATTTATATTCGCAAGTTGGTAATGACAAGCAAGGTTTACAATATTTTCGGTTAGAAAAACGCTACTTCCCTGAATCAGAAGCATATATTCAGTTCTTAGAAGAAAATTTAAAAGGAGCTGAAAAGTGATTCATCCAAAGATACTAATATTGTTATTGCTGGCTCTTTGTGGTCAAGGCTGCGCCACTAAAAAAGTGAGTGTTGATTACGATGAGTTTAAGCAAAGTGATCCAAAATCAATTTTAGTTTTGCCGCCAATAAATCATTCGTATGAATTAGATGCTGTAGCTTCAATTA
The Pseudoalteromonas phenolica genome window above contains:
- a CDS encoding DUF4810 domain-containing protein; the protein is MKTVYLITLLICLFVLTGCKSKESLYYHGNYNQILFAHFKGETKPLSQQIEELESIIKRAEEKSKLVAPGIYAHIGYLYSQVGNDKQGLQYFRLEKRYFPESEAYIQFLEENLKGAEK